DNA sequence from the Gammaproteobacteria bacterium genome:
CATGTTAGTATTAGTCTTGCGCTGCTTGAGGTTTCTCAAAAAGGTCTTGGCATGACCGGCATTATTAATGAGCAGGGCCAGCTGGTCGGGTTATTTACCGATGGTGACTTACGCCGAACCCTAGATCAAAAGCTCGATTTTCATACCACGTCAATCAGTCAAGTAATGACCAAAGAGCCAGTGGTGTTGCAAGATAATTTACTCGCTGCAGGTGCCTTAAAATTAATGGAAGACAACAATATTAATGGCTTATTTATTGTTGATAAAGACCGCCAACCACTTGGTGCATTAAACATGCTTGATATGCTTAAGGCAGGAGTTGTCTAGTGAATAAAATAAATACCTTATACGGCGAAATAGCTGAGTCGGCGTGGCTGCGGGCACAACAAATAAAACTGTTAATTTGTGATGTCGATGGCGTATTTTCAGATGGCAGGATTTATCTTGGCAACGATGGCGAGGAGCTAAAAGCTTTCCACACCAAAGACGGTTATGGCATCAAGGCGTTGCTCAATGCCGGCATTAATGTCGCTATAATTACCGGCCGCGATTCAGCGATTGTTGAACGACGAATGCGTGGACTCGGCATTAGTCATATTTATCAAGGCCAAGCCGACAAATTTAGTATTTACCAGCAGTTATTAACTGAACTTGCTTTAGAGCCGGACCAAGTTGCCTATATTGGTGACGACATGGTTGATAAAGTAGTAATGGATCATTGCGGCTTAGGCATTGCGGTCAATGATGCCCACCCGGCCCTAGTAGTCGATTGCGACTATCAAACGTTTATTAACGGCGGCTTTGGCGCAGTCCGTGAGAGCTGTGATTTAATTTTAGCCAGCCAACACAAATTAGATGATGCCCAAGGCATGAGCATATGAGTCGTGCCACACTATTGATCGGACTGTTTTTTATTTCATGCGTATTGCTGTTTATGAATCCATTCTGGTCGATTAATGGTGTGAAAGTGAAGCCCCAAAGTTTTCAACCTGACTTTGTTGCTAATGACATGACCCTGCGCCAATATAATGAAGAGGGTTATTTATCTTCACAATTACACGCGCAGCATATGGCTTTTTATG
Encoded proteins:
- the kdsC gene encoding 3-deoxy-manno-octulosonate-8-phosphatase KdsC — protein: MNTLYGEIAESAWLRAQQIKLLICDVDGVFSDGRIYLGNDGEELKAFHTKDGYGIKALLNAGINVAIITGRDSAIVERRMRGLGISHIYQGQADKFSIYQQLLTELALEPDQVAYIGDDMVDKVVMDHCGLGIAVNDAHPALVVDCDYQTFINGGFGAVRESCDLILASQHKLDDAQGMSI